The uncultured Sphaerochaeta sp. genome includes the window TTCTCATACAATGAAGCGAACGGAAAACTTCCAAGTTCCATTACTTGGAAATATGGATCGACGAGGAGTTTCTTGAGTGAATCATGGTAGTCATGTTCACTATTTGAACAAGAAGGATAGGCCATAGAGACCACTATACCAAGACGACAAAATGCATGGATATCTGTATGCATTACACTTCCCCTTCCAGAATTTTCTTTACCTTCTCGCAACAAAGAACTGGGCTTGCGAGTACCGGTACACCTGCTAACTTCTCTGCCTTTTCTTGCAGATGACCCATGGAAGCTTGGGCAAGGACAATACAGTCATACCCCTTCACTTGCTTGATCATCTCAAGTACCAGATGGTTATGTGTTTCCATATCCCCAGCCCGCATTGCGGTATAGGCTGGTTCATTGTCCTCCGCATCTACTTCAATCTTGGTCCCTGCAATAGCTGCTTCCTGCTTGAGTTTGTTGATGGTGGGCTCAAGGGTGCTCATGGCGGTGGCAACTACCTTGATTTTCTTGCCAATGCGGACTGCTTTCTCTGTCATTGCATCATCAATGGCAACGACAGGGACATTGATAAAGGGCCTAATGAGCTGTACTGCGGGGGTGAGTGTTGAACAAGTAACGACAATAACATCGGGTTTGGTCAGTTCACAGGATTGCAAATCATTGAACAACCGCTTTCGGTTCTCCAATGAGAAATAGCCAATCTCGGCAGGATCGGAAGCAAGAAAATCATCAAGTATATTATGAATCTTCAGCTTCTGTCCTACTACATTTTCCAATAATTCTGGAAAACTGCCCAATACCGGTCGTACCGTATGGATAAGTGCAACACGTTTCATCGTAGTATCCCCTCTTTCTTTCATTTCATTCAGTTGTAATTAGTGTAACACGAAGTTGAGGGATGAAAGAGAACCTCTTCCACCCCTCAAGATCAAAGTCACATGACTCGCAAGTCCTTACTCAGACTTACCGATTGACTCAAGGTAGTCAGCCTGGAACTTCATACCATACGCTCTGTAGGTATCGGTGTCCATGAAATCGGGAACCAGCTTCTGCTTCTCGATGTAGCCTTTCTGCCAAGCTTCGGTGTCGTTGACCTGCTTCATGACATTGCTCCAGTAGGTAACTGCAGCAGCGCTCATGTTCTTGGGAGCAACAACAGATCTCCAGTTGGGAACCTCTACGTTCTCGTAACCGAGCTCGCTGAGGGTCGGAGCACCACTGAGGTTTCCAGGGAAACGGCTGGTGGAAAGAGCCAGAACCGGGGTAAGCTTACCAGCTTCAACATACTGGGAAGCTGCTGCAGGCTTGGAGATCAACAGGTCGAAGTGACCACCAAGAATTGCAGTGATAGCACCACTGGTTGCATCGTGAGCAATATAGGAAAGCTGATCCTGGGTTACACCAAGTTCCTTGATAAGAGCAGCGTGACAAGCGATGTCATCACCCTTGGAACCACCAAGAACCAATCTCTCTCCATTGTTCAAAGCTTCAATGATCTCTTCAGCACTGGTGTACTTGGAGGACTCACCAATGAAGATCAGGTGCTTGTCTACAGCCATGTGGGCAACAGGCTGAAAGTTCTGGAAACGATTGTTGGTGTTCTTAACCATCGGCATCAAGTCACCGCTGTTGAAGGTCAACAAGGTGTGATCAGCCTGGACGCCAGCCTTGATGTTGGAAACAAGCAGTCTACCAACTTCACCAGCACCATCGGTCTTGTACTGAATAACAAAATTCTGTCCGTTGATCAAATCCTCTTCAGTAGCAATATCAGTAATCGTGCGGGTGAAGATGTCTGAACCACCACCGGGGGAACTGGTCACATACCAGTCAACATTACGGGTAGGAACGAAGGACTTCTCTGCACCATCTGCAGCTTCAGCAGTACCGTTTGCGAAAACGGAAATGCTTACCAATAAAACCAGGGCCAATACTAGAGCAATTTTTCTCATCTCTCTATCTCCTCTTTGTTTCTCGTGGGATTACTCCCACATTTTCCAATATCCAATTCCTCTTACGAGGAAATAACACCTTATTTCTTTCGAATGCCAGCCTTGCGAAGGATGAACTTCACCACAGGAGTCATTACGATTGCCAAGAGCGCCAACAACAGGAAGGCAGAAATCGGCTTGTCAACGAAGATTCCCAAACCACCATTACTGATGATGAAGGCCTTACGCATGTTCGATTCAAGCAGTGGGGCCAGGACGAATGACAGCAGCATAGGAGCAACTCCATAGCCATTGCGGTCAAGGATGTACCCGAACAACCCAGAGAGGAACATGATAATCACACCATACATGGAGTTACTGGTACTGTAGCCACCAACCACACAGACAACGGTGATGATCGGGATCAGAATCCGTACCGGAACGGTGAGGATCTTGATCAGGAAGGGGATAACCCCAAGGGAAATGAACAGGGTAAGCAGGTTTGCGAGGAACAAGCTTGCGATCAAGCCCCATGCAAAGTCAGGATTGCTGGAAAAAAGCAGTGGTCCAGGATTCAGACCCCACATCATCAACCCACCAAGCAAGACTGCACCGGTACCACTACCTGGGATACCCAAGGCAAGCAAGGGAGCAAAGGACCCAGCGGCGGCTGCGTTGTTTGCTGCCTCACAGCTAGCGATTCCCTCAATTGCACCACTGCCAAGCGGCTCTTCGCTCTTGAAAGCTTTCTGTGCTGCATAGCCAAGGAATGCTCCAGTTGTCGCACCAGCTCCTGGAAGCACACCAACAAAGGTTCCCATGAAACCGCTACGGATAGCAGGAGGAACAAGGCGACGTACATCATGGAGGGTCAACATAGATCCCTTGATCGTCAGCTTCTGTGTCAGATTGACATCAACCTTCTTGTTTCGCTCTGCCATCAATTTAAGCACCTGGCTGAAACCGACTGCTCCAATGACGAACGGGGTAAAAGGAATGCCCCCTAGCAGATACATGTTGCCGAAGTCGTAACGGGGGCTTCCTGTAAGCGTATCCATACCCATTGTTGCCAGCAGGATTCCAACCAAGGTCAAAACAACGCCCTTAGTCGGACTTTCCCCTACCAGCCAGCCGATGGAAGTCATCGCAACCAACAAGAGAGAAGTCATCTCAGCAGGACCAAACTTGAGCCCGAGCTCTGCAAGCGCAGGTCCCATAAAGGTAAGGATGATCATACCAATGAAACCACCGATAAAGGAGGAAAGATTGGAAGTGAACAGTGCCTGACCAGGCCTATTACGCTTGGTTGCCATCGGATACCCATCAAGGGCGGTCATGACAGCAGGAGAGTCTCCAGGGATGTTCAGGAGGATTGCGCTGAACGATCCACCATACATGTTGGAATAATAGAGTGCTCCAAGCATGATGATTGCGGTGGTTGGATTGAACTTATAGGTAAGGGGAAGCAACAGGGCAACCCCTGCGAGGGAACCGATACCAGGCATTGCACCGACCACAAGGCCGAGTACAGCACCAAGCATGGTAACCATAACATTCTGAAAGGTAAGGACTACTGAAAAGCCCATGAATAGCATTTCTAGATTTTCCATTGCATGCTCCTCAGTACGCGATCCAGTTGTAGATGATTCCCTTCGGGAAGGGAACTCCGAGCCACATGACGAAGGCTCCGATTACAATGGCCATAATGACAGCCAACCCGATGAGGGTTGTCTTCCAACTATACTTTTCGTACCACTTGAGCCAAAGAATGACGAAGAGGGCAAGGCTGGGAATCATTCCAATAACCAGAGTGGCAAGCATGATGGCGATCACGCCAAGAGCAGGAAACCAGCTCTCAATCGGATAGGTGGTCTTCTCTTCCTTGAAAGAGCCCAGGAATGCAATGAAGCTCAAAGCTAGCAAAGCAAATCCAATGAGAGTGGGGAAAAAACCTGGAAGCGGTCCCCTGAGCTCATGCCAAAAGCCGTACTTGGTGATCCCGAGATAGATGAAAAGAGCAGCTATCACTGCTGTGATTACAGGAATCACCATCTGACTCGTAACCTTTTTCAATTGCATATATTCCTCTCTCCTTACGCTTGCTGACGCAGGTGGTTGGCCATACGGGAGGCCATCTTCACTGCATTCTCAAAAGCGCTGGTTTTCACAACACCGGTTCCGGCGATATCATAAGCCGTACCATGTGCACAGGTAACAATAGGAGCGGGAAGGCCACCGGCAATGGTGATACCTTCATCAAATCCCCTGAGTTTCAGGGCAATCTGTCCCTGGTCATGGTACATGGTCACTACCCCGTCAAAATCACCGCGGAAAGCCTTGATAAAGGTGATGTCACTTGGATAGGGCCCTGTTGCATCAATTCCCATCTCTCTTGCTTTCTCAATAGCTGGGATGATTACATCAATCTCTTCACGTCCACAGAGGCCATTTTCTCCAGCGTGGGGATTCAGTGCAGCAAGAGCAAGACGGGGCTTTGTGATGCCGCTGTTCTTCAAGGATGCGTTGGCAAGGCGTACTGCACGCAGGATGCTCTCTACAGTCAAGTTCTTGCTTACCTCGCTGATGGGAATATGACTGGTGGTTCTGGTGGTCCAGAGGTCACCCAACACATTGATCTCCCCAAAGGGCTCAGTATGGTTGAACAACTGGGCGAGTAAGTGGTGTTCACTCTCCACCTTGCTTCCTGCCTGCTTGAGTCCTGCTTTATGGAATGGAGCGAAACAGAAACCTTCAATCATTTTCTCTTTATACAAGGAAACACCAAGCTCCAGAGCATTAAGATTTGCCTTGCCTGCCTCAGTGGTCAGGGTACCAAACTTCACAACTTCAGGGTCCTGATCTTTCTGGTCAAGGATTGGAAGGCCCTTGCTCCAGTCAGCTTCATCCACACTGTCAATCACCTGCAAGGGGACAGAGGAACCAATTACCGAGAAGGCACGCTCGAGTATACGTACATCACCAATAACCACTGGTTTACAATACTGTTCAAAAAATTTACCAACAGCCAGCTTGGCTATGATCTCAGGTCCGACTCCGGCTCCGTCTCCGATTAAAAGTCCCAATACAGGTTTATCGTTCATGGATTACTCCTCTTCATACTTGCAGTGAGCAACGATGCTCGTCACTCCGGCAATAGAGGTAGCAACTAACGTGCCAAGTTTACAATCTATTGTATACAATCTTTTATTCAATTGATGTTTGTATACACATATTTTCTATTGAAGTAACCAAATATGAAAAAATCAAACAATTTCCTAAAAATTTTTAAGACTTTTTTAACATGTTTCAATGTTACATGCTTATTGTTTCATGTTTCATTTGAAACATAATTGAAACATGTTTACTCTGATCCAAATCGGGAAAACTTCCTCCAGAGCGTTGTCCTGCTTATGCCGACCTCCTTGGCGAATTCCTCACGAGTCAGACCACTGGAGAGGAACTGTTCATACAGCTCATGATCGGAGCGTTTCTTCTTTTTTGGTTTTGGTTTTTCTGTTTCCTTGGTATCAAGATACAAACCAGTGGATCCGATATCGAGTTGCTCTATCTCTCGGATGCCAACCCTGTCGGAGGTATGAAGAATTGCAAGCCGTTCAGCTGCATTCCTAAGCTCACGAATGTTTCCGGGCCAGTAGAACTGTCCAAGCATCTCTAATGCATCTGCATTGATGTTGATCCCGGTCAGTCCATGCCGCTCGCAGTATTGCGTGACAAAATGGGAGAACAACAACCCGATATCCTCAGGACGATCACGTAAAGGGATCAGCATCAGGCTCAACAGACTAATACGATAGAAGAGATCAAGACGGAACGACCCATCTTGTACTTTCTGCAGGATATTGCTGTTTGCAGCACTGATGACTCTCACATCTACAGGGACAATCATGTCAGCCCCTACCCGGCGAACCTCACGCTCCTGAAGAACACGAAGCAGTTTCGCCTGCACGACTATCGGCATCTCGGCAATTTCATCGAGGAAAATGGTGCCCTTATGAGCCAATTCAAACAACCCAGGCTTCCCTCCCTTGCTTGCACCGGTGAAGGCTCCTTCGGTGTATCCAAACAACTCACTCTCCAGCAGTTGTTCGGGAAGTGCTGCACAGTTCACTGCAACAAAGGGTTGCGATGCACGGGGCGATGCATTGTGTATGCTCTGGGCAAACAACTCTTTTCCCGTTCCCGTCTCACCAAGCAGCAGTACGGCACCTGGGACCTGGCTAAACCTTCTGGCTTTCTCCACCAGAGCGATCATCTGGGCATTCTGTGTCACAATGTTGGAGAATGTGTACTTGGCGACCAAGCCCTTTCTGCTCAACTCCGTCCTGATCATATGCTCTGTCTGCTGAATAGCCTCTGTATTCTGGAACGTGAAGAGGAAGCCTGATGTCTCTTCATCCATGCTGATCGGTTGCTGGGTCACCAGGAACTGCTTGCCTGCAATCGGTACGAGTATCTCTTTCTTCCCTGCCTTCAAGGTAAGATCCCACTTCCCTCCTTGATATACTTCCATCAACTGCTTTCCCAACAGGGACGTAGTACCAAAGAGTTGCTCAGCTTGCCGGTTGGCTGCAATGATGGTTGCACTGCTGTTAATTGCAAGCAGGGCATAAGTGGCATTGTTGAGCAACGTCCCAAGCAGGTTTCCCCTTGTTTGAGCACGCTCGAGAGAGCGAGCGGCTGCAACGGCTTCCGCCACGGCATGGACAACTGCCTGATAACCACTCTTTACATGCACATGAGCAAACTGTTGCTCCTCACATAGGCGACACATCGTGAGTCCACCCACAAATATGGTGCAACCCTTTCTTGCAAGGTGCTCCAGTCCGATTTTCACGTCTTTCTCATCGGTTACCTGAAAGATTGATACAGGTTGCCCGACCAAGGTGCTGATCAACTCCTGGTCACAAAGCTGTTCATTCGTGACTACCCCGATATGGGCTGTACTGTTCATTTTTTTGGCTTTGGCTAGCGCACTGAGTAAATCCGCGCTACTGAGTGCGATGGGCACAACATGCACCGATGGTTTTTGGTGAGCGATTGCCTGAGCAGTTATTCCACGGGCTACAATGATATCAGCAGCAAGAGGTACGATCTTTTGGGGATCGCTTCCATAGATATGTGTGGTACGCACTTCAATCGTATCCAGGTCATAACTCTGGATGACTTGATCGAATGCTTCTTGCAACTCTTGGTAGGGAACAACAATCAAAATTTTTATCAATGTGACACCTCAAAGAAAGTGTATCATAAGCGGTTCTCTTTACAAAGCCGGCCCGCCCTTGGTATTGTCCGGCTATGAACATACTCCAATACCTATTATTAGCCCTATTAGTCCTCGTTACTGCAGCAAACCTCTACGCACTGACCATCGGCAAGAAAAATCGTAACCGAGCAGCAGCCAACTACCGTCTTACCCTACAGAAGCTGGGAGTGAGAACCAATGAGCTGATGAAAGAGCACGGGTACGATTTTGATGACAGACATGGATACATCAATGATATCGGGGATGGGATCCTGCTCTGTTTCGACACCAAGAAGCAGGTGGTGGGAATCACCTTGGCTGATGAGTTCTACCATTTCCCGTATGCAGACTTTGTTTCCTGCAAACAGAACTACGAGACGCTCGAGAACAAACTCTCCAACATCTCGGTTGTAATTGAAACAAATGATGCAATCATCACCCTGGTATTCGGCTCCAAAGCATGGAGGAGAAAATCCTATCTAGGAAAGTTTCTCCTCCAGGATTCCAAGGAGTTCTGCACCATCCTTGAAAGCCACTGCACTGTGAGCGAACAGCAATAGCCTATGTTGCGCTCTGGTCTACGATATGTACATCTAGCTGGTTGAATGGAACTGAGATTCCAACCTCAGCGAGGCGGTCAACAATCTCTCCCTGGAATCTCCAATGAACCTTCCAGAAGTCTTCTGGTTTAGTCCAAGGCCGAACCGCAAAGTCTATGGAGGAAGCAGCAAGGGTATTCACCTCTACCATGGGAGCGGGCTCGGGAAGGATTTCACTGTATGAATTGAGAATTTTCCAGATGGTATCCTTCGCCAACTGTATGTTGGTCCCATAGGCAACACTGACGGTAAGGCCAAGTCTCCTTCGGTCAACATTGGAGTAGTTCACAATGGGACTTCCCCAAACAAGCTTGTTTGAAATGGTTATCTTACGATTGTCAGGGGTAGAGAGAATGACACAGATCATATCCATATCACTGACAGAACCACTGAACGATCCGGTCTCAATATAGTCACCAATCCTAAAGGGGGCATTGATGACAATCATCATACCACTGAGCAAGTTTCCAATGGTATCCTGGAATGCAAACCCAAGGACAACTCCAGTGATGCCAAGTCCGGCAAGCACGGGCCCCATGTCAAGACCAAGGCGACCAAGGAATGCTATGATGAGGAATATCCATCCTATCACATTCACCAGTTTCAAAATGAAACGGGCCATCAGGTCATTAATCTTCTTGGAACGATCAAGTACGCGTTTGAGCATTCGAGAAATGCCTATGATCACCAGCTTTCCGATGAGCACAATGAGCAATCCAATCGCGACATTCACCAAGAATTCGACCGGACCAATTTGAATCCAGCTATCAATCTTCTCAACAAAGCGGCCAAAGGCGGTACTTTCAGCAACGGCTTCACTGCTAAGTGCCATGAAATTTGCAATCATAATTCTACTTCCTTATACAAGTATTATATAAAACACTACCATCGGTAGAGAAAAAAAACAAGGTGAAGAAAAATATCTCTTCACCTTGCATGATAAGTAATTAATTACTCGCTATTATGTAGACAAAAGAGCATGCAGACGTTTTGCGAACCCTACCGGATCCTTGGGCATAACACCTTCAGCAAGCAGAGCCTGATCCAGCAACACTGAACTCAGTTGCTCGATGTACTGTTCATCGTTGCTGTTTTCGATCTTCT containing:
- a CDS encoding aspartate/glutamate racemase family protein; this encodes MKRVALIHTVRPVLGSFPELLENVVGQKLKIHNILDDFLASDPAEIGYFSLENRKRLFNDLQSCELTKPDVIVVTCSTLTPAVQLIRPFINVPVVAIDDAMTEKAVRIGKKIKVVATAMSTLEPTINKLKQEAAIAGTKIEVDAEDNEPAYTAMRAGDMETHNHLVLEMIKQVKGYDCIVLAQASMGHLQEKAEKLAGVPVLASPVLCCEKVKKILEGEV
- a CDS encoding tripartite tricarboxylate transporter substrate-binding protein; the encoded protein is MRKIALVLALVLLVSISVFANGTAEAADGAEKSFVPTRNVDWYVTSSPGGGSDIFTRTITDIATEEDLINGQNFVIQYKTDGAGEVGRLLVSNIKAGVQADHTLLTFNSGDLMPMVKNTNNRFQNFQPVAHMAVDKHLIFIGESSKYTSAEEIIEALNNGERLVLGGSKGDDIACHAALIKELGVTQDQLSYIAHDATSGAITAILGGHFDLLISKPAAASQYVEAGKLTPVLALSTSRFPGNLSGAPTLSELGYENVEVPNWRSVVAPKNMSAAAVTYWSNVMKQVNDTEAWQKGYIEKQKLVPDFMDTDTYRAYGMKFQADYLESIGKSE
- a CDS encoding tripartite tricarboxylate transporter permease; the protein is MENLEMLFMGFSVVLTFQNVMVTMLGAVLGLVVGAMPGIGSLAGVALLLPLTYKFNPTTAIIMLGALYYSNMYGGSFSAILLNIPGDSPAVMTALDGYPMATKRNRPGQALFTSNLSSFIGGFIGMIILTFMGPALAELGLKFGPAEMTSLLLVAMTSIGWLVGESPTKGVVLTLVGILLATMGMDTLTGSPRYDFGNMYLLGGIPFTPFVIGAVGFSQVLKLMAERNKKVDVNLTQKLTIKGSMLTLHDVRRLVPPAIRSGFMGTFVGVLPGAGATTGAFLGYAAQKAFKSEEPLGSGAIEGIASCEAANNAAAAGSFAPLLALGIPGSGTGAVLLGGLMMWGLNPGPLLFSSNPDFAWGLIASLFLANLLTLFISLGVIPFLIKILTVPVRILIPIITVVCVVGGYSTSNSMYGVIIMFLSGLFGYILDRNGYGVAPMLLSFVLAPLLESNMRKAFIISNGGLGIFVDKPISAFLLLALLAIVMTPVVKFILRKAGIRKK
- a CDS encoding tripartite tricarboxylate transporter TctB family protein; protein product: MQLKKVTSQMVIPVITAVIAALFIYLGITKYGFWHELRGPLPGFFPTLIGFALLALSFIAFLGSFKEEKTTYPIESWFPALGVIAIMLATLVIGMIPSLALFVILWLKWYEKYSWKTTLIGLAVIMAIVIGAFVMWLGVPFPKGIIYNWIAY
- a CDS encoding 4-hydroxythreonine-4-phosphate dehydrogenase PdxA; this encodes MNDKPVLGLLIGDGAGVGPEIIAKLAVGKFFEQYCKPVVIGDVRILERAFSVIGSSVPLQVIDSVDEADWSKGLPILDQKDQDPEVVKFGTLTTEAGKANLNALELGVSLYKEKMIEGFCFAPFHKAGLKQAGSKVESEHHLLAQLFNHTEPFGEINVLGDLWTTRTTSHIPISEVSKNLTVESILRAVRLANASLKNSGITKPRLALAALNPHAGENGLCGREEIDVIIPAIEKAREMGIDATGPYPSDITFIKAFRGDFDGVVTMYHDQGQIALKLRGFDEGITIAGGLPAPIVTCAHGTAYDIAGTGVVKTSAFENAVKMASRMANHLRQQA
- a CDS encoding sigma 54-interacting transcriptional regulator produces the protein MIKILIVVPYQELQEAFDQVIQSYDLDTIEVRTTHIYGSDPQKIVPLAADIIVARGITAQAIAHQKPSVHVVPIALSSADLLSALAKAKKMNSTAHIGVVTNEQLCDQELISTLVGQPVSIFQVTDEKDVKIGLEHLARKGCTIFVGGLTMCRLCEEQQFAHVHVKSGYQAVVHAVAEAVAAARSLERAQTRGNLLGTLLNNATYALLAINSSATIIAANRQAEQLFGTTSLLGKQLMEVYQGGKWDLTLKAGKKEILVPIAGKQFLVTQQPISMDEETSGFLFTFQNTEAIQQTEHMIRTELSRKGLVAKYTFSNIVTQNAQMIALVEKARRFSQVPGAVLLLGETGTGKELFAQSIHNASPRASQPFVAVNCAALPEQLLESELFGYTEGAFTGASKGGKPGLFELAHKGTIFLDEIAEMPIVVQAKLLRVLQEREVRRVGADMIVPVDVRVISAANSNILQKVQDGSFRLDLFYRISLLSLMLIPLRDRPEDIGLLFSHFVTQYCERHGLTGININADALEMLGQFYWPGNIRELRNAAERLAILHTSDRVGIREIEQLDIGSTGLYLDTKETEKPKPKKKKRSDHELYEQFLSSGLTREEFAKEVGISRTTLWRKFSRFGSE
- a CDS encoding mechanosensitive ion channel family protein, with the translated sequence MIANFMALSSEAVAESTAFGRFVEKIDSWIQIGPVEFLVNVAIGLLIVLIGKLVIIGISRMLKRVLDRSKKINDLMARFILKLVNVIGWIFLIIAFLGRLGLDMGPVLAGLGITGVVLGFAFQDTIGNLLSGMMIVINAPFRIGDYIETGSFSGSVSDMDMICVILSTPDNRKITISNKLVWGSPIVNYSNVDRRRLGLTVSVAYGTNIQLAKDTIWKILNSYSEILPEPAPMVEVNTLAASSIDFAVRPWTKPEDFWKVHWRFQGEIVDRLAEVGISVPFNQLDVHIVDQSAT